In Ruminiclostridium josui JCM 17888, the genomic window AAGTAATATATTTGGAGATATCTTGTCGGACGAAGCCTCTATGATAACAGGTTCAATCGGAATGTTGCCATCTGCCAGTCTTGGTGCTACGAAAGTAGGGCTTTATGAGCCCATACATGGCTCTGCTCCGGATATTGCAGGGCAGGACAAAGCAAATCCTATTGCAACAATACTCTCAGTGGCTATGATGCTAAGATATTCACTTAATCTGTCTAGTGAGGCAGATGCCATTGAAAAAGCGGTTGAGGAAGTCTTAAACAAGGACTATAGAACTGCTGATATAGCATCTCCCGGCACTAAGGTTGTTGGTACTAAGGAGATGGGAAGGATTATAAGAGAGCAAATATAAATTATTAAATGATTGATTTAAGTTACTTCGGTATTATATATAATCCTTATGCTGTTGTAAAACTACTATGTGTATATAGTTTTACAACAGCTTTTTTATTGAATGGTAATTCTAAACGTATTTACAGTGGTAGTCAATCTGTTTTTCTATATAATATGTATTTTTTAGGTTCAAAGCCATACCTTGCGTAGAATGGCAATACTACTTCATTTCCGTAATACGCCATTATTTCTATATCACTAATATTATTACTTTCTAACCAATTCAACGCACTTGTTATTAGCCTGTCACCAATTCGGTGTCCTCTATAGACCGATTCAACAAATAAAGAGTCAATCTCACCTCTATTACCGTCAAAAATTGAAGAGATACAAAAACCAACATTAACATCCAAGGCAGAATCCTTAACTACCTCTATTCTTAACTGGCCACGATGCTCCTTTTCATACAGCTGCTCCAGCCTTTCCTCGAAGGTGTGTTCTGAAAACCATTTCGCAAACTTGTCCGATTTGGACTGGTGAAGCAGGTTTAATTTTTCCCATAAAGGTTTAACAATTCCGATATCGTTCAATTTGATCTTATA contains:
- a CDS encoding GNAT family N-acetyltransferase; the encoded protein is MNLEFYKIKLNDIGIVKPLWEKLNLLHQSKSDKFAKWFSEHTFEERLEQLYEKEHRGQLRIEVVKDSALDVNVGFCISSIFDGNRGEIDSLFVESVYRGHRIGDRLITSALNWLESNNISDIEIMAYYGNEVVLPFYARYGFEPKKYILYRKTD